A genome region from Bacteroidota bacterium includes the following:
- a CDS encoding helix-turn-helix transcriptional regulator produces MIKDAKTFDELLDIKYGKIGTTKRDRFEEKAQYFVISTMLREARKEAHMTQDELAEKLGTKKSYISRIENGKCDIQISTLYRIFEFGLGRRVNLLIG; encoded by the coding sequence ATGATTAAAGACGCGAAAACATTTGATGAACTGCTCGACATCAAATACGGAAAGATCGGCACCACCAAACGTGATCGGTTCGAAGAAAAGGCGCAATACTTCGTGATCAGCACAATGCTCAGGGAGGCGCGCAAAGAGGCACACATGACGCAGGATGAACTCGCAGAAAAACTGGGGACAAAAAAAAGTTACATCTCCCGGATCGAGAATGGAAAGTGCGACATACAGATCTCAACACTCTACCGGATATTTGAATTCGGACTTGGCAGAAGAGTGAATCTTCTGATCGGCTGA
- a CDS encoding NAD(P)-binding domain-containing protein produces the protein MKIGILGTGEVGNLIGSRLIENGHQVMMGGRNATNPKGLDFVKKHSSASASFGTFADASKFGEIIFNAANGRFSLAALKLANTDFAGKIIIDVANPLDFTTTPPTLISEFANTNSIGESIQKQFPKTKVVKTLNTFGMVLGVNPKQLNNGDHTIFVSGNDENSKTKTKALLTEFGWKIENIIDLGDITGARAMEMYLILAVRMKMLFGASIFNIKVIKN, from the coding sequence ATGAAAATAGGAATATTAGGAACCGGAGAAGTAGGAAACCTTATAGGTTCAAGATTAATTGAAAACGGACATCAGGTAATGATGGGCGGAAGAAATGCTACCAACCCAAAAGGATTGGACTTTGTTAAAAAACATTCTTCTGCAAGTGCTTCTTTCGGAACATTCGCAGACGCATCAAAGTTTGGTGAAATTATTTTTAATGCCGCCAATGGCAGATTTTCATTAGCGGCATTAAAACTTGCTAATACGGATTTTGCAGGAAAAATTATTATTGATGTTGCGAATCCTTTGGATTTTACAACAACACCGCCAACATTGATTTCAGAATTTGCAAATACAAATTCTATCGGTGAGAGTATTCAAAAACAATTTCCCAAAACAAAAGTCGTAAAGACACTCAATACATTCGGAATGGTTCTCGGTGTAAATCCGAAACAACTGAATAATGGCGACCACACGATATTTGTTTCCGGCAATGATGAAAATTCAAAGACTAAAACAAAAGCACTTTTGACAGAGTTTGGCTGGAAAATTGAAAACATTATTGATCTTGGCGACATTACAGGAGCAAGAGCAATGGAAATGTACCTGATTCTTGCGGTAAGGATGAAGATGTTATTTGGTGCGTCCATATTTAATATAAAAGTTATTAAAAATTAA
- a CDS encoding polyisoprenoid-binding protein: METTATTTKTKWGIDSMHSEIGFKVKHLMFTNVRGTFKEYQASILTTGDDFMSAEIDFSLNPASINTGDEKRDAHLKSADFFDVENFKEINFTGNTYEKSDNNGSYTLYGDLTMKGIKKQVKLQVEFGGIVKDPWGNQKAVFNINGKINRKDWGLNWNAALETGGVLVSEDVWINCEVQLTKQV, from the coding sequence ATGGAAACTACAGCAACAACAACCAAAACAAAATGGGGCATCGACTCCATGCACAGTGAAATTGGATTCAAAGTAAAACACCTCATGTTTACGAATGTAAGGGGTACATTCAAGGAGTATCAAGCAAGTATTTTAACGACAGGAGATGATTTCATGAGTGCAGAAATTGACTTCTCCTTAAATCCCGCATCTATTAATACGGGTGATGAAAAGAGAGACGCTCATTTAAAAAGTGCAGACTTTTTTGATGTAGAAAATTTCAAAGAAATAAATTTCACTGGCAACACTTATGAGAAATCGGATAACAATGGCAGTTATACATTGTATGGCGATCTCACTATGAAGGGAATTAAAAAGCAGGTCAAATTACAGGTGGAATTTGGTGGCATTGTGAAAGACCCCTGGGGAAATCAAAAAGCCGTATTCAACATCAACGGAAAAATAAACCGTAAAGATTGGGGCTTAAACTGGAACGCAGCTTTGGAAACAGGTGGAGTTTTGGTTAGTGAAGATGTTTGGATTAATTGTGAAGTGCAATTAACAAAGCAAGTGTAA
- a CDS encoding DoxX family protein — MKKKILFVVSLLFGLMFINSGLNKFFNYMPMPKDMPENMMKLFGAFMTIGWLMPLIAVAEIAGGILFITNKYRALGAIIIFPVLIGILLTHIMYAPSGLPIALVLFAIEIWVIIENREKYLPMIK, encoded by the coding sequence ATGAAAAAGAAAATTCTATTTGTTGTAAGTCTTCTTTTTGGACTGATGTTCATTAACTCAGGACTGAATAAATTTTTTAACTACATGCCCATGCCCAAAGACATGCCTGAAAACATGATGAAATTATTTGGAGCCTTTATGACAATCGGATGGCTAATGCCTCTTATTGCAGTTGCCGAAATTGCAGGCGGAATACTTTTCATCACCAACAAGTACAGGGCGCTTGGCGCAATAATAATATTTCCTGTGTTGATCGGAATACTTTTAACTCATATAATGTATGCTCCCTCGGGATTGCCCATTGCACTTGTGTTATTCGCGATAGAAATTTGGGTAATTATTGAGAATCGCGAAAAGTATCTGCCGATGATAAAATGA